The stretch of DNA GCGACGCGCTGGTCTGCATTATGGCGGCGAATAACGAGACGGGGATTTTGCATCCACTGCCCGAGATCAAGGAATTATGTCGCAGTTGTAACGTTCTGCTGCATGTGGATGCCGTGCAAGGGGCTGGGCGCCTGCCGTTCGATCTCGACGGCATAACCAGCGCTGCCATTTCGGGGCATAAATTCGGCGGGATCAAAGGGGCAGGGGCGCTGCTGTTGCGCGAAAGCGGGCATATCGAGCCGCTCCTGCGCGGCGGCGGGCAAGAGCGTGGGCGGCGCGGCGGCACGCCTGCCTTGCCCGCGATCGTGGCGATGGCGGCAGCGCTGAAGGAAGCGCAACATCAGAATTGGGAAAGCATCGCCTCCTGGCGCGACCGGATCGACCAGGCCGCACGGCAAGCTGGTGCACGGATTGCAGGCCAGAGCATTGCACCGCGTCTGCCGAACACCACATCCCTGATACTCGATGGCGTATCGGCCCAAACGCAACTCATGGCGCTCGATCTGGCGGGTTACGCCGTTTCCGCCGGCTCGGCCTGTTCTTCCGGTAAGGTCACGCAATCCCATGTTCTGACGGCTATGGGTCTGGAGGAGGCAGCAGGGCAAGCGGTTCGCGTCTCGCTTCCTTGGAATGTGACGGCAGCGGAAGTGGACGGGTTTATTGCTGCCTATACGACGATGGCGGCAAGATTAGGAAAGCGGCGCGCATGATCTACCTCGACAACCAAGCGACGACGCCCTGCGACCCCCGCGTGCTTGAAGCCATGCTGCCCTATTTCACCGAGCATTTCG from Kozakia baliensis encodes:
- a CDS encoding cysteine desulfurase family protein, translating into MLASLSDKPIYRHMTAYLDANATEPPREAALAALLDAARLTGNPASVHGPGRAARRALEEARRDIGGVFGIDADHVVFTSGGTEANALAVHAFGQGRRILIGATEHDAIRSAAPHAEIVPVRADGQLCLEALEQMLSKDSDALVCIMAANNETGILHPLPEIKELCRSCNVLLHVDAVQGAGRLPFDLDGITSAAISGHKFGGIKGAGALLLRESGHIEPLLRGGGQERGRRGGTPALPAIVAMAAALKEAQHQNWESIASWRDRIDQAARQAGARIAGQSIAPRLPNTTSLILDGVSAQTQLMALDLAGYAVSAGSACSSGKVTQSHVLTAMGLEEAAGQAVRVSLPWNVTAAEVDGFIAAYTTMAARLGKRRA